A window of Microcoleus sp. FACHB-831 contains these coding sequences:
- a CDS encoding ATP-binding protein: protein MDIQTNLLLENQQLKAELEKLRQENTALRQELQSLNFDTVQLEGSLLEERIKATKREETFKFIQLLYQEIISATDACNIYQITVKYLAENIGFDRAVIFKKSENNFIPVAVRGYPDENLAEKLANPFFSQFVKRKKGILVNSKTTAIGSDTYQSNFQVKYFIAVPFAIHDEVNHILFAGNQTEDNIRRPRLTRSDLQTLQILANQIAIAIRQTQLYSQSLSAVAIAQAQSLKIEQALHKVQQTQAQLIQTEKMSGLGQLVAGLAHEINNPINFIHGNLNHASNYVRDLLDLLTLYQQQYPNPTAPIQEQLDTIDWEFLIDDLPKVLSSMRGGAQRIRQIILSLRNFSRHDEADIKRVNIHEGIDNTLLILQHRLKATNPYKRDIQIIKDYGELPPVECYPGQLNQVFMNVIANAIDALEELQSARSGKLNSMPKGIKIGSSGHAANSDRSSETVQSKDSFSPCIRIRTEVLDSGYVAISIADNGPGMTEEVRNRLFDPFFTTKPVGKGTGLGLTISYQIVVEKHRGILRCFSEPAQGAEFCIQIPIKAVR, encoded by the coding sequence ATGGATATACAAACAAATTTGCTGTTGGAAAATCAGCAATTAAAAGCGGAACTTGAAAAGCTTCGTCAAGAAAACACCGCTCTTAGACAGGAGTTACAAAGCTTAAATTTCGATACAGTGCAATTGGAAGGGTCGTTGCTAGAAGAGCGAATTAAGGCTACAAAACGCGAAGAAACATTTAAGTTTATCCAATTGCTGTATCAAGAAATTATTTCTGCAACAGACGCCTGTAATATTTATCAAATCACCGTCAAGTATCTCGCGGAAAATATTGGCTTTGACAGAGCAGTTATTTTCAAGAAATCAGAAAACAATTTTATACCCGTCGCCGTCCGGGGCTATCCTGATGAAAATCTAGCAGAAAAATTGGCAAACCCGTTTTTTTCTCAATTTGTTAAACGTAAAAAAGGCATTTTAGTCAACAGCAAAACTACTGCTATTGGCTCAGATACATATCAATCCAATTTTCAGGTCAAATATTTTATTGCTGTTCCTTTTGCCATACATGATGAGGTCAATCATATTCTGTTCGCGGGCAACCAAACAGAAGATAACATAAGAAGACCGAGGCTGACGCGCTCAGATTTACAGACTCTGCAAATATTGGCAAATCAGATCGCGATCGCGATTCGCCAAACCCAACTATACTCACAAAGTTTATCGGCGGTGGCGATCGCTCAAGCGCAAAGCCTTAAAATTGAGCAAGCCTTACACAAAGTACAGCAAACTCAGGCGCAACTAATTCAAACCGAAAAAATGTCTGGGCTTGGGCAACTTGTGGCTGGTCTTGCTCACGAGATCAACAATCCAATTAATTTTATTCACGGGAACCTAAATCATGCCAGCAACTATGTCAGAGACCTGCTGGATCTGCTAACCCTATACCAACAACAATACCCCAACCCAACTGCCCCAATTCAAGAGCAACTTGACACTATAGATTGGGAATTCTTAATAGACGATTTGCCTAAAGTGTTGTCCTCAATGCGTGGAGGGGCGCAGCGAATTCGTCAAATTATCTTGTCATTGCGTAACTTCTCGCGCCATGACGAAGCTGACATCAAGCGGGTGAATATTCATGAAGGGATTGACAACACTCTCTTAATTTTGCAACACCGACTGAAAGCCACAAATCCTTATAAGCGCGACATCCAAATTATTAAAGACTACGGCGAACTGCCGCCAGTTGAATGCTATCCGGGACAGTTAAATCAAGTTTTTATGAATGTTATTGCTAATGCTATAGATGCCCTAGAAGAGTTACAAAGCGCGAGGTCCGGAAAGCTAAATAGTATGCCAAAAGGTATTAAAATTGGCAGCAGCGGTCATGCAGCCAATAGCGATCGCTCCTCCGAAACTGTACAGTCAAAAGATAGTTTCTCACCTTGCATCCGCATTCGCACTGAAGTATTAGATTCTGGTTATGTTGCTATTAGTATTGCAGACAACGGGCCAGGGATGACTGAGGAAGTGCGTAATCGTTTGTTTGACCCCTTTTTTACTACTAAGCCAGTGGGCAAGGGGACAGGTCTTGGTCTAACGATTAGTTATCAAATTGTCGTGGAAAAACATCGCGGGATTCTGCGATGTTTTTCGGAACCAGCGCAGGGAGCAGAGTTTTGTATTCAGATACCGATTAAAGCAGTTAGGTAA
- a CDS encoding GNAT family N-acetyltransferase: MQINYRDFIIRHWESGDRAAAALVIHSVLTEYGLNWEPDGADKDVLQVENFYLATGGEFWVIEQQKSVVGTGAYYPIERGQNAVEIRKMYLLPNARGQGLGKYLLQQLESAIAARGFKEIWIETASVLKEAVKLYETSGYQAATGVETHRCDRVYVKFLPSDRPLF; the protein is encoded by the coding sequence GTGCAAATTAACTATCGAGATTTTATAATTCGTCATTGGGAGAGTGGCGATCGCGCCGCCGCAGCCCTCGTTATCCATTCTGTGTTAACCGAGTACGGGTTGAATTGGGAACCAGATGGGGCAGATAAAGATGTATTGCAGGTAGAAAATTTTTATCTAGCAACTGGTGGAGAATTTTGGGTAATTGAACAACAAAAAAGCGTGGTAGGTACTGGTGCGTATTATCCGATCGAACGCGGACAAAATGCTGTAGAAATACGGAAAATGTACCTGTTGCCAAATGCGAGAGGGCAAGGGTTGGGTAAGTATTTACTACAACAGTTGGAAAGCGCGATCGCGGCACGAGGTTTCAAGGAAATTTGGATTGAAACCGCCAGCGTATTAAAAGAAGCCGTCAAGCTGTATGAAACCAGCGGATACCAAGCGGCGACTGGAGTGGAAACTCATAGGTGCGATCGCGTTTATGTCAAATTCCTCCCTAGCGATCGCCCCCTCTTTTAA
- a CDS encoding GAF domain-containing protein, with translation MLPISLKKILSQKDCLSAISGILNSLESNFIIQDAEGQVLIGSDMDAAQDKYPVAMSEKVIGWVIGGENASAVASLLSYLANKELEKKTLANELLDKYREISLLHDISNKITASLDLKEVAQLVLDEAKRLIQATGGRMMLLERGAETLETISEFGNKYKSKTRYRLFEGIVDNVVRTGTGEIVNDILSTPINTKNLNIEPLVNEVISVICVPLKSKARVIGAIELSSDELVNYTAKDLKLLAMLAFQAASAIENALLHENKLKESRREALLFRLASQIRQSLDLNTILETAVSEIRSLLHIDRCAFSWYRAQIVGISRPEQGLIKPDRASIDLIQHSFTEKVDKACCCSSKASWNEDRPVWEVVNEARNFDLLSAIGYYSPDDFGSFSHKLLNMEIVRLDEVETAIAQDMQQLFLAQSCTSVLALPIQTRSGLIGVLSCSQHQEPRPWSDAEVELLQMVANQLAIALDQAELYKQTCLSAATAQARAQQLQQALQELQQTQSQLIQSEKMSSLGQLVAGVAHEINNPVNFIGGNLDYANKYTQDLIELVQLYQQHYAEPAPEIQNFVEDIELDFLAQDLPKLLSSMQIGVDRISQIVLSLRNFSRLEQAEMKPVDIHEGIDSTLLILHNRLKPNGSRGGRPCAGIKIIKDYGDLPKVECFSGQLNQVFMNIVSNAIDALEEQKEPGVITISTSISSDTNSVLIRFRDNGPGIAEQVRTKLFDPFFTTKPVGKGTGLGLSISHHIVTEKHNGVLKCLSQLGEGTEFCIEIPLKSVSALMLVS, from the coding sequence ATGCTGCCAATCAGTCTTAAAAAAATTCTTTCCCAAAAAGATTGCTTATCTGCAATCAGTGGCATCCTAAATTCCCTTGAGAGCAACTTTATCATTCAAGATGCAGAAGGCCAGGTTCTGATAGGAAGTGACATGGACGCAGCGCAGGATAAATATCCTGTAGCAATGTCCGAGAAAGTAATTGGATGGGTGATTGGTGGTGAAAATGCATCTGCTGTCGCTTCGCTTCTCTCCTATTTAGCTAATAAAGAGCTGGAAAAGAAAACACTCGCCAATGAATTACTGGATAAATATAGAGAGATATCCTTATTACACGATATTTCTAACAAGATAACTGCTAGTTTGGATCTCAAAGAAGTCGCCCAATTAGTGCTGGATGAAGCTAAAAGACTCATCCAAGCCACAGGCGGGAGGATGATGTTACTAGAACGCGGGGCAGAAACCTTAGAAACTATCTCGGAGTTTGGTAATAAGTACAAATCAAAAACACGCTATCGGCTTTTTGAGGGCATTGTTGATAATGTTGTTAGAACAGGAACGGGAGAGATAGTCAACGATATTTTATCCACGCCAATAAATACTAAAAATTTAAATATAGAACCTCTGGTAAATGAGGTGATTTCTGTTATTTGCGTACCTCTAAAAAGCAAAGCTAGAGTAATAGGTGCAATAGAACTCAGCAGCGACGAACTTGTAAACTATACAGCAAAAGATCTTAAACTTTTGGCGATGCTAGCGTTCCAAGCAGCATCAGCTATCGAAAATGCCCTGCTCCACGAAAACAAACTAAAGGAAAGCCGTCGTGAAGCTTTGCTTTTCCGTTTAGCTAGCCAGATCCGTCAATCTCTCGACCTCAATACGATATTGGAAACTGCGGTGAGCGAGATCCGCAGCCTGCTACATATAGATCGCTGTGCATTCAGTTGGTATCGAGCGCAAATCGTTGGTATTTCTAGACCTGAGCAGGGATTAATAAAGCCCGACCGGGCGAGTATAGATCTAATACAACATTCATTTACGGAAAAAGTCGATAAAGCCTGTTGCTGTTCAAGCAAAGCCTCTTGGAACGAGGATCGGCCAGTTTGGGAAGTTGTGAATGAAGCTAGGAACTTTGATTTATTGAGCGCAATTGGGTACTACTCGCCGGATGATTTCGGTTCTTTTAGTCATAAGCTGCTGAACATGGAAATAGTTCGACTTGATGAGGTTGAAACAGCGATCGCGCAAGATATGCAGCAGTTATTTCTCGCCCAGAGTTGTACCTCTGTATTAGCCCTTCCCATTCAAACTCGCTCTGGTTTAATTGGAGTCCTTAGCTGCTCTCAACATCAAGAACCCCGACCTTGGAGCGATGCGGAAGTAGAACTATTGCAAATGGTAGCCAATCAACTAGCGATCGCCCTCGATCAAGCCGAACTCTACAAACAAACTTGTCTTTCTGCTGCTACCGCCCAAGCGCGTGCCCAACAGTTACAGCAAGCTTTGCAAGAATTACAACAAACTCAATCCCAGCTAATTCAGAGCGAAAAAATGTCCAGCTTGGGTCAGCTAGTTGCTGGTGTTGCCCACGAAATCAACAATCCCGTCAACTTCATCGGCGGTAATCTCGACTACGCAAATAAATACACCCAAGACTTAATCGAACTCGTGCAGCTCTACCAACAGCATTATGCCGAACCCGCACCAGAAATTCAAAACTTTGTCGAAGATATAGAACTAGATTTTCTCGCCCAAGACCTTCCCAAACTCCTCTCTTCAATGCAAATAGGTGTCGATCGCATCAGCCAGATTGTCCTTAGCTTGCGAAACTTTTCCCGCCTAGAACAAGCCGAGATGAAGCCAGTGGACATTCACGAAGGTATCGATAGCACCCTGCTGATATTACACAATCGCTTAAAACCAAATGGTTCGCGAGGGGGACGCCCGTGCGCGGGTATTAAAATAATCAAAGACTATGGCGACCTGCCCAAGGTGGAGTGTTTCTCCGGGCAACTAAATCAGGTATTTATGAACATTGTCAGTAATGCTATCGATGCATTAGAGGAGCAAAAAGAACCCGGTGTTATCACCATTAGCACCTCAATTTCTTCTGACACTAACTCTGTTTTAATTCGTTTTCGAGACAACGGCCCTGGAATCGCCGAGCAAGTTAGAACAAAGCTATTCGATCCGTTCTTTACGACAAAACCAGTAGGCAAAGGCACGGGGCTAGGGCTGTCAATTTCGCACCATATCGTCACAGAGAAACATAACGGGGTTCTCAAATGTTTATCCCAGCTTGGTGAGGGGACAGAATTCTGCATTGAGATACCCCTTAAATCAGTATCAGCCCTCATGCTAGTTAGTTAA
- a CDS encoding response regulator, producing MTSSSDKSKVGSISTQAPSQRGFHLSIRHRLSFLFTGLVGINFMAVGVGWLALTQLVFNNPLSTKVSSQRGTTFKLAYLANIRQDQVNSRNRVSVTREIEAEIAQFEEFLMGLRGGSAKFGLRPINDPTVLVQLEKVEATWRLYREQLQDYLVADAATENQHLQAINNLAGFLANQLDTMANSVDKEIADNAGKSQSLLLVTVLLSMLAIAISFLIVSRISRSLTQVTQAAKIMGSGNFTVRSTVATTDEVGMLSSTLNTMAEQISSLLQGLEARGRQLEDYSTSLAISMRQGQETLAHLSAIIDNLADGLLVTNTSGKIDRFNPALLAMFGKGEMDLTGKDADELSSNEVTELVQQTRKHPKEVFTAEILLASGRVGGALATAIFKNSSSQDVDECIGSVILIRDITAEKEIDRMKTDFISTVSHELRTPLTSVLGFAKIIKKKLEDGIFPLLQVEDRKTQKTVRQVGENINIIISEGERLTSLINDVLDIAKMEAGKVEWQMQPIAVSEIIERAIAATSALFEQNGLILTEDVEPGLPDAIGDRDRLIQVLINLISNAVKFTEKGSCTLRARRQGNEMIVSVIDTGIGIAPSDLEKVFEKFKQVGDTLTDKPKGTGLGLPICKQIVEHHGGRMSVESQLGIGSTFSFTLPLSRDIMNRVFTGIGIEKINIDTLFRHLKESIVQAAPSLTEHHKNILVVDDDANIRQLLRQELETEGYEVREATDGMDALSQIKTRIPDLIILDVMMPQISGFDVAAVLKNNPATMGIPIIILSIIEDKERGYRLGIDRYFTKPLNTESLLREIGLLISQGTSKKKVLVVDEDISTVKILGSVLQAKGYSVVEASNGPECIEKALSIKPDMIIVDSGFSQQHNLVKILRFEKGLENVLFLLLADKQVDSSDNSELKGKL from the coding sequence ATGACCTCTAGTTCAGACAAAAGTAAAGTAGGTTCCATCAGCACGCAGGCTCCCAGTCAGCGCGGTTTCCATCTGAGTATTCGCCACAGATTGAGCTTTCTGTTTACTGGACTGGTAGGCATCAACTTTATGGCGGTGGGAGTCGGGTGGCTGGCGCTAACTCAGTTGGTCTTTAATAATCCATTGAGTACCAAAGTAAGTTCGCAGCGCGGCACAACTTTTAAGCTGGCTTATCTGGCTAATATCCGCCAAGACCAGGTTAACTCTCGCAATCGGGTTTCCGTGACTCGTGAAATCGAGGCAGAAATAGCGCAATTTGAAGAATTTCTCATGGGATTGCGGGGGGGTTCCGCAAAATTCGGTCTCCGTCCCATTAACGATCCAACAGTTCTGGTTCAGCTCGAAAAAGTCGAAGCTACATGGCGGCTTTACCGCGAGCAGTTGCAAGATTATCTGGTCGCTGACGCAGCCACAGAAAATCAACATCTTCAAGCCATTAACAACCTAGCGGGTTTCTTAGCGAACCAGCTAGATACTATGGCAAACTCGGTGGACAAAGAAATAGCAGATAATGCTGGCAAAAGTCAGTCCTTATTATTAGTGACTGTGCTTTTAAGTATGTTAGCGATCGCCATCTCTTTTCTCATCGTCTCCCGCATCTCCCGCAGCCTCACCCAAGTAACCCAGGCTGCCAAGATTATGGGCAGTGGCAACTTTACAGTGCGTTCAACAGTGGCAACTACCGACGAGGTAGGAATGCTATCCTCTACGCTCAATACAATGGCCGAGCAAATCAGCAGCTTGTTGCAAGGGTTGGAGGCGCGGGGTCGCCAATTAGAAGACTACAGTACCAGTCTTGCCATTTCAATGCGCCAAGGCCAGGAGACGCTGGCTCATCTAAGTGCCATCATCGATAACTTAGCAGATGGTCTGCTGGTAACAAATACATCTGGCAAGATCGATAGGTTTAATCCAGCTCTGTTAGCTATGTTTGGCAAGGGAGAAATGGATCTCACGGGTAAAGATGCCGATGAGTTGTCTAGCAATGAGGTGACAGAACTTGTACAACAAACTCGGAAACACCCTAAAGAAGTCTTTACGGCAGAGATTTTACTAGCATCTGGTCGGGTTGGTGGAGCATTGGCAACAGCTATCTTTAAAAATTCATCGAGTCAAGATGTCGATGAGTGTATCGGCTCGGTGATTTTAATTCGCGATATCACCGCCGAAAAAGAAATTGACCGCATGAAGACGGATTTTATCTCCACTGTTTCCCACGAACTTAGGACACCGCTAACTTCGGTATTGGGATTTGCCAAGATTATTAAGAAGAAGCTGGAGGATGGAATTTTCCCTTTGCTACAGGTTGAGGATCGTAAAACTCAAAAAACTGTCAGGCAAGTGGGAGAAAATATTAACATCATTATCTCTGAAGGCGAACGACTGACATCTTTAATAAACGATGTTTTGGACATCGCCAAAATGGAAGCTGGTAAGGTGGAGTGGCAGATGCAGCCTATAGCTGTGTCAGAGATTATTGAACGAGCGATCGCTGCCACATCAGCTTTATTTGAGCAAAACGGGCTAATTCTAACCGAAGATGTCGAACCTGGTCTCCCCGATGCGATTGGCGATCGCGATCGCTTAATTCAAGTCTTAATTAATCTGATTTCTAATGCTGTAAAATTTACCGAAAAAGGCTCTTGTACTTTGAGAGCAAGACGCCAGGGTAACGAGATGATCGTCAGTGTTATTGATACTGGCATCGGTATCGCGCCATCTGACCTAGAAAAAGTATTTGAAAAATTTAAGCAAGTCGGCGACACCTTGACAGACAAACCCAAAGGCACTGGTCTAGGATTGCCAATTTGCAAACAGATTGTAGAACATCATGGCGGCAGAATGTCGGTGGAAAGTCAGCTAGGAATTGGGAGTACTTTCTCCTTTACCCTACCTCTTTCTAGAGACATAATGAATCGCGTTTTCACGGGTATTGGAATAGAAAAAATTAATATTGATACCCTATTTAGACATTTGAAAGAAAGCATCGTACAAGCAGCACCATCTCTAACCGAACACCATAAAAATATTCTGGTAGTCGATGATGATGCCAATATCCGCCAATTGCTCAGACAAGAACTTGAAACAGAAGGGTATGAAGTTAGGGAAGCTACTGATGGCATGGATGCCCTTAGTCAGATTAAAACTAGGATTCCCGACCTGATTATCTTAGATGTGATGATGCCACAAATTAGCGGTTTTGATGTGGCAGCAGTCCTGAAAAATAACCCTGCTACAATGGGCATCCCGATTATCATCCTATCAATAATAGAGGATAAAGAAAGGGGTTATCGCCTTGGCATTGACCGATACTTTACTAAACCACTTAACACCGAATCTCTGCTGAGGGAGATTGGTTTACTCATATCTCAGGGCACATCAAAAAAGAAAGTTCTTGTAGTGGATGAAGATATATCAACTGTAAAAATACTGGGTTCTGTGCTACAGGCAAAAGGATATAGTGTTGTTGAGGCATCTAATGGCCCTGAGTGCATCGAGAAGGCATTATCAATAAAACCAGATATGATTATTGTAGATTCTGGGTTTTCACAGCAACACAATCTTGTTAAAATATTACGTTTTGAAAAGGGGTTGGAAAATGTCCTTTTTCTATTACTAGCAGATAAGCAAGTTGATAGTTCTGATAATTCTGAACTCAAGGGCAAATTATGA
- a CDS encoding response regulator transcription factor: protein MAKKILIVDDEPHIRILMEQTLEELEEEGVELLMAVNGEEALATIRAEKPELVFLDVMMPKMNGFEVCSAVKNELSMQNVYIIMLTAKGQEFDKKKGRDVGADLYMTKPFDPDEVLGKSIEVLGL, encoded by the coding sequence ATGGCTAAAAAAATATTAATTGTCGATGATGAACCTCACATCAGAATTCTTATGGAACAAACTCTTGAAGAGCTGGAAGAAGAGGGAGTTGAATTGCTGATGGCAGTTAATGGCGAGGAGGCTCTAGCGACGATACGGGCAGAAAAACCAGAACTGGTGTTTTTGGATGTAATGATGCCTAAAATGAACGGGTTTGAAGTCTGTAGCGCTGTGAAAAACGAGCTGTCTATGCAGAATGTTTATATTATTATGTTGACTGCAAAAGGTCAAGAATTTGATAAAAAGAAAGGTAGGGATGTTGGTGCAGATCTGTATATGACCAAGCCTTTCGATCCGGACGAAGTGTTAGGAAAATCTATCGAAGTTTTGGGATTATAA
- a CDS encoding tRNA-(ms[2]io[6]A)-hydroxylase has protein sequence MSVTSATQPLINTLKQPSSEAWVKQAIANLNIILLDHSHCERKAAGVALNLMFRYPSNTKLVRMLTAIAREELEHFELVNQWLERRGIPLGPLAAPPYGAGMNAQIRRNEPERLLDSLLVSGLIEARSHERLGLLAAGCPDPELAQFYRGLMASEARHFGVYWLLADTYFERSLVTNRLEELAIVESELLATLHPEPRIHS, from the coding sequence GTGAGTGTGACTTCTGCAACCCAGCCGCTGATAAACACCCTGAAGCAGCCGAGTAGCGAGGCTTGGGTAAAACAAGCGATCGCTAACCTTAACATAATTCTACTCGACCACTCCCATTGCGAACGCAAAGCAGCAGGAGTGGCTTTAAACTTAATGTTTCGCTACCCGTCCAATACCAAGCTGGTGCGGATGCTAACAGCGATCGCTAGGGAAGAACTAGAGCATTTTGAGTTAGTCAATCAATGGCTGGAACGGCGCGGTATTCCTCTGGGGCCTCTCGCCGCACCCCCATATGGTGCTGGGATGAATGCCCAAATTCGCCGCAACGAACCAGAACGGTTGTTAGATTCTTTACTTGTTTCTGGTTTAATTGAGGCTCGCAGTCACGAACGACTGGGGTTGTTAGCGGCTGGCTGCCCCGATCCAGAGCTGGCCCAATTTTATCGCGGCTTGATGGCATCAGAGGCGCGTCACTTTGGCGTTTATTGGCTTTTGGCTGATACTTACTTTGAGCGATCGCTTGTAACCAACCGACTGGAAGAATTAGCTATTGTGGAAAGTGAATTGCTAGCAACCCTTCACCCAGAGCCGAGAATACATAGTTAG
- a CDS encoding metallophosphoesterase family protein, protein MTPRRIVIGDVHGHYDGLMTLLEAIAPNSSDRVYFLGDLIDRGPHSNRVVKFVKDNSYPCLLGNHEQMLLDVMGDGQLYGPALQAWLYSGGHATVNSYGDAGIPQDHIDWMHTLPTYLDLGDIWLVHAGVNPQMPLDKQTADQFCWIREEFHSITQPYFPDKLIVTGHTITFTLPGVAPGKLALGNGWLDIDTGAYHPKSGWLTGLDITNNQVYQANVQRRRVRKMPLEEAVTRVEPNQVLRRRSLLRP, encoded by the coding sequence ATGACCCCCCGTCGCATTGTGATTGGTGATGTGCATGGCCACTACGACGGCCTTATGACCCTGTTGGAAGCGATCGCTCCCAACTCTAGCGATCGAGTATATTTTCTAGGGGATTTAATCGATCGGGGGCCTCACAGCAATCGAGTAGTTAAGTTTGTCAAGGACAATTCATACCCGTGTTTGCTGGGCAACCACGAGCAAATGTTACTGGATGTCATGGGCGACGGACAACTCTACGGCCCAGCATTGCAAGCATGGCTCTACAGTGGCGGACACGCAACCGTAAACAGTTACGGCGACGCTGGCATTCCCCAAGACCATATCGACTGGATGCATACCCTCCCTACTTACCTAGATTTAGGGGATATCTGGTTAGTACACGCCGGGGTAAATCCGCAAATGCCCCTAGATAAGCAAACCGCCGATCAATTTTGTTGGATTCGCGAAGAATTTCACAGTATAACCCAGCCATACTTTCCCGATAAACTGATCGTCACGGGTCACACCATTACATTTACCCTGCCTGGGGTCGCCCCTGGAAAACTGGCTTTGGGCAATGGTTGGCTCGACATCGATACCGGAGCTTATCACCCCAAGAGCGGCTGGTTAACCGGATTGGACATCACCAATAACCAGGTTTATCAAGCCAATGTTCAACGCCGTCGGGTTCGCAAAATGCCACTTGAGGAAGCTGTAACGCGAGTCGAGCCTAACCAGGTGCTAAGGCGTCGAAGTTTGCTAAGACCCTAA
- a CDS encoding M48 family metallopeptidase, whose amino-acid sequence MLNFLSFFYRQSRRRFLYPLVSALVAVGMVVAAPLPSKAISWIDLLIQGAQIVQLSNISDKQEYQIGRDINQQLVSSEIRILRNPGLSRYVDQIGQRLAQESDRPDIPYTFQVVADKGVNAFATMGGFVYVNAGLLTGADNEAELASVISHEIGHITGRHAIKQMRQMALARGVAQAAGLDRSMAVQIGVDLALRRPKSRQDELDADRRGLATLERAGYAPSAMVGFMEKLLSAPSVPTVLSTHPATKDRIVALERAIEPNRANVGDGLNNVAYKAKLRSYLGS is encoded by the coding sequence ATGTTGAATTTTTTGTCATTTTTTTACCGTCAATCGCGTCGTCGTTTTTTGTATCCGTTGGTGTCTGCGCTCGTAGCTGTGGGTATGGTGGTAGCGGCGCCCCTGCCTAGTAAAGCGATTTCCTGGATTGACTTGCTGATTCAGGGGGCGCAGATCGTTCAATTGTCAAATATATCGGATAAGCAGGAATACCAGATCGGTAGAGATATTAATCAGCAGTTGGTTAGTAGCGAGATTCGGATCTTGCGGAATCCGGGACTTAGCCGTTACGTCGATCAAATTGGACAGCGGTTAGCCCAAGAGAGCGATCGCCCCGATATCCCCTATACCTTTCAGGTGGTTGCCGATAAGGGCGTAAATGCCTTTGCCACAATGGGGGGTTTTGTCTACGTCAATGCTGGTTTACTGACAGGGGCAGATAATGAAGCTGAATTGGCAAGTGTCATAAGTCACGAGATCGGGCACATTACTGGTCGTCATGCCATCAAGCAAATGCGACAGATGGCGCTAGCTAGGGGTGTGGCGCAAGCTGCTGGTTTGGATCGCAGTATGGCTGTGCAAATTGGTGTTGACCTGGCTTTGCGCCGTCCGAAAAGTCGGCAGGATGAATTGGATGCCGACAGACGAGGACTGGCAACTTTAGAACGTGCAGGCTATGCTCCTTCCGCAATGGTGGGTTTCATGGAAAAGTTGCTGTCTGCACCCTCGGTTCCCACTGTTTTGAGTACGCATCCTGCTACTAAAGACAGAATTGTTGCCCTAGAGCGTGCCATCGAACCAAACCGTGCCAATGTTGGCGATGGGTTGAATAATGTTGCCTACAAAGCTAAATTACGCTCTTACTTAGGGTCTTAG
- a CDS encoding DUF4330 domain-containing protein, whose product MKILDSKGRLFGKVSILDVGAALVILLVVVGIFFFPSTSGSVAQVGVTTKPVEVDLVVRGLNVRDPQELFQQGLKEGGKTKVIIRNQPYGEIGIKAVKQLPRTVLIPQPDGTVKALPDPRTEQFSTDMILTLGGDANITKDGPVLGNSKVKIGVPIELEGFNYNFNATVIDVRVKG is encoded by the coding sequence ATGAAGATTTTGGATTCCAAAGGTCGCTTATTTGGCAAGGTGAGCATCTTAGATGTGGGTGCTGCCTTAGTGATTTTGCTAGTTGTCGTAGGTATCTTCTTCTTCCCCAGTACCTCCGGCTCCGTCGCCCAAGTTGGCGTTACCACAAAACCTGTAGAAGTAGATTTGGTTGTTAGGGGTCTGAACGTGCGCGATCCCCAAGAATTATTCCAGCAAGGTCTTAAGGAAGGCGGAAAAACCAAGGTTATTATCCGCAATCAACCTTACGGAGAGATTGGTATTAAAGCTGTCAAACAACTCCCCAGAACAGTACTCATTCCCCAACCGGATGGAACGGTCAAAGCATTGCCCGATCCCAGGACTGAGCAATTCAGCACTGACATGATTTTAACTCTGGGCGGTGACGCGAATATCACTAAAGATGGCCCGGTTCTGGGTAACAGTAAAGTAAAAATTGGCGTGCCGATTGAGCTTGAAGGTTTTAATTACAACTTTAATGCCACCGTCATTGATGTGCGTGTAAAAGGCTAA